In Silene latifolia isolate original U9 population chromosome X, ASM4854445v1, whole genome shotgun sequence, the following proteins share a genomic window:
- the LOC141622860 gene encoding fasciclin-like arabinogalactan protein 17 — protein MGVLHCYGFFFLSLILSVSSSSSPSQISSNSVLVALLDSHYTELAELVEKALLLHKLEEVVGSNNITIFAPRNDALERDLDPEFKRFLLEPGNLKSLQTLLLFHVIPSRIDSEQWPSHRHHATLSNQKVRLKRGGKINTIDLAQVIRPNDVVRPDGVIHGIERVLIPQSVQEDFNRRRNLRSISAVLPEGAPQVDPRTNKLVKKINNKLLSSGPPSPPGSPPSMSIYQAMAPGPGLAPAPAPGPGGPHHHFDGEAQVKDFIHTLLHYGGYNELADILVNLTSLATEMGKLVSEGYVITVLAPNDEAMSRLNTDQLSEPGAPEQIVYYHVIPEYQTEESMYNAVRRFGKVRYDTLRLPHKLTAEEADGSVRFGSGDGSAYLFDPDIYTDGRISVQGIDGVLFPIEEKDTVDGDKLSTRSAKIVTKQRRGKLLETTCWMLGSMGRRFCQ, from the exons ATGGGTGTTCTTCACTGCTATGGCTTCTTCTTTCTCTCACTTATTCTTTCCGTATCATCATCCTCATCGCCGAGTCAAATCAGCTCTAACTCAGTCCTCGTGGCGTTGCTCGACTCACATTACACCGAGTTAGCTGAGTTGGTGGAGAAAGCCTTACTTTTACACAAGCTGGAAGAGGTGGTTGGAAGTAATAACATCACTATCTTCGCACCTAGAAACGACGCATTGGAGCGCGACTTAGACCCCGAGTTCAAGCGATTCTTACTCGAACCCGGGAATTTAAAGTCGCTACAGACTCTCCTTCTCTTCCACGTTATACCATCTCGAATTGACTCGGAGCAATGGCCGAGTCATCGACACCACGCTACCTTATCTAACCAAAAGGTTAGATTGAAGCGAGGTGGTAAAATAAATACGATTGATCTAGCTCAGGTAATCCGGCCTAACGATGTCGTTAGGCCGGATGGAGTAATACATGGAATAGAGCGGGTGTTGATTCCGCAGTCGGTTCAAGAAGACTTCAACCGACGGCGGAATCTCCGCTCTATCTCTGCGGTGCTCCCCGAGGGTGCACCGCAGGTGGACCCGAGGACGAACAAACTagttaaaaaaattaataataaattattgTCCTCCGGTCCACCTTCCCCACCTGGGTCTCCGCCGTCTATGTCTATCTACCAGGCAATGGCGCCCGGACCGGGTTTGGCTCCCGCTCCAGCTCCTGGGCCGGGCGGCCCACACCACCATTTTGACGGCGAGGCTCAGGTGAAGGATTTCATCCATACACTACTCCATTACGGTGGATACAACGAACTTGCTGACATTTTAGTTAATTTAACTTCGCTAGCTACGGAAATGGGAAAGTTGGTTTCGGAAGGGTACGTAATTACGGTTTTAGCCCCGAATGACGAAGCTATGTCGAGGTTGAATACGGACCAGTTATCCGAACCTGGTGCTCCGGAGCAGATTGTGTATTATCATGTGATTCCGGAGTACCAAACCGAGGAGAGTATGTATAATGCTGTTCGTAGGTTCGGGAAGGTTAGGTATGATACTTTGAGATTGCCTCATAAGTTGACAGCTGAGGAAGCTGATGGTTCGGTTCGGTTTGGGTCCGGTGATGGTTCGGCGTATTTGTTTGATCCGGATATTTATACTGATGGGAGGATTTCGGTTCAAGGGATTGATGGTGTTTTGTTTCCTATTGAGGAAAAAGATACTGTTGATGGTGATAAATTGTCGACTCGGTCCGCGAAAATCGTCACAAAACAAAGAAGAG GGAAATTGCTGGAAACAACATGCTGGATGCTAGGCTCAATGGGAAGGCGCTTTTGCCAGTGA
- the LOC141622865 gene encoding E3 ubiquitin-protein ligase RHF2A-like translates to MEDLNVCMEKSKTLEEAKLTSAAAFVEGGIQDACDDACSICLDPFCESEPSTLTGCKHEFHLQCILEWCQRSSQCPMCWQPISLKDPTSQELLDAVVEERNLRLNPPRNTSIFHHPALGDFEIQHLAAGVHEAELEERIIQHLAAAAAMGRARHFARREGHRGRSSAQGRPQFVVFSAHPGSHADNVSHPDEGQSENTPASSAASPSSPLRIGGEASQYFSSPNHSSQRDTVSSSGFSAFTSGPQASPSSSGSPNQSSPQNQDRAGPSDLQSFSESLKSRLNTMSTRYKESISKSTRGWKEKWFSRNSPMSDIGSEVRREVNAGIATVSRMIERLETRDNERTISESVTNSSQISPDHDPGVRPVPDSVTRREGNHLGDNRTQAPCATGSASDRA, encoded by the exons ATGGAG GATCTGAATGTTTGTATGGAGAAAAGCAAGACATTAGAGGAGGCGAAATTGACTTCAGCGGCCGCCTTTGTTGAGGGCGGTATTCAAGACGCTTGTGATGATGCTTGTAGCATCTGTCTTGATCCGTTTTGTGAAAGCGAACCTTCGACG TTGACTGGGTGTAAGCATGAGTTTCATCTTCAGTGTATTCTGGAATG GTGCCAGAGAAGTTCTCAGTGCCCCATGTGTTGGCAGCCCATTAGCTTGAAAGACCCTACAAG tcaAGAACTTTTAGATGCTGTGGTGGAGGAAAGAAACCTCAGGCTTAACCCACCAAGGAATACATCGATATTTCATCATCCAGCGCTCGGGGATTTTGAGATACAGCAT TTGGCAGCTGGTGTTCATGAAGCTGAACTGGAGGAACGCATAATTCAGCACCTAGCAGCAGCAGCTGCTATGGGACGAGCACGACATTTCGCTAGAAGAGAAGGCCATAGAGGCAGATCATCAGCGCAAGGCCGTCCCCAATTCGTGGTATTCTCAGCTCATCCTGGTTCACATGCCGATAATGTTTCTCATCCTGATGAAGGGCAATCTGAAAATACTCCCGCTAGCTCAGCTGCCTCACCTTCCTCTCCACTAAGAATTGGTGGAGAAGCATCTCAGTATTTTTCGTCTCCAAATCATTCAAGCCAAAGAGATACAGTTTCTTCCTCTGGATTTAGCGCCTTCACTTCTGGTCCACAAGCATCACCATCAAGTAGCGG GTCTCCCAATCAATCTTCTCCACAAAATCAAGACAGGGCAGGTCCATCAGATCTCCAATCATTTTCGGAATCCTTGAAATCTCGTCTAAATACGATGTCTACAAG ATACAAGGAATCTATATCAAAGAGCACACGAGGATGGAAGGAAAAATGGTTTTCCCGCAACTCTCCAATGTCTGATATTGGCTCTGAGGTAAGGAGAGAAGTGAATGCTGGAATAGCTACTGTGTCCCGGATGATAGAGCGTCTGGAGACTAGGGACAATGAAAGAACCATCAGTGAATCTGTAACTAATAGCTCACAGATCAGTCCAGATCACGACCCAGGTGTACGACCTGTTCCTGATTCTGTTACGCGCCGGGAAGGAAACCATTTGGGTGATAACAGGACACAAGCTCCATGCGCTACAGGATCTGCTTCAGACCGAGCGTAG